A window of Lepus europaeus isolate LE1 chromosome 11, mLepTim1.pri, whole genome shotgun sequence contains these coding sequences:
- the LOC133769527 gene encoding large ribosomal subunit protein eL34-like produces MGQHLTNRQRLSYNTASNKTRLSPTPGNRIVYLYTKKVGKAPKSACGVCPGRLRGVRAVRPKVLMRLSKTKNHVSRAYGGSVCAKCVRDRIKRAFLIEDQKIVAKVLKAQAQSQKAK; encoded by the coding sequence ATGGGCCAGCATTTGACGAACCGCCAGAGGCTCTCCTACAATACAGCCTCCAACAAAACCAGACTGTCCCCAACTCCTGGTAACAGAATTGTTTACCTTTATACGAAGAAGGTTGGGAAGGCACCAAAATCTGCATGTGGTGTGTGCCCAGGCAGACTTCGTGGGGTTCGTGCTGTGAGACCTAAAGTCCTGATGAGATTGTCTAAAACCAAAAACCACGTCAGCAGGGCCTATGGTGGTTCCGTGTGTGCTAAATGTGTCCGTGACAGGATCAAGCGTGCTTTCCTTATTGAGGATCAGAAAATTGTTGCGAAAGTGTTGAAGGCACAAGCACAGAGTCAGAAagctaaataa